One stretch of Alcaligenes aquatilis DNA includes these proteins:
- a CDS encoding JmjC domain-containing protein, producing the protein MTIDQPLTLLGGISAHEFMQTYWQRKPLLIRGAIPNFKHSLSIDNIRELVTREEVESRLIIHDGDDWEMETGPFDELPPASQPNWTALAQSVDLHDDNTAALMRQFRFIGDARLDDAMISIASDGGGVGPHFDSYDVFLLQAHGKRHWRISQQKDLSLVPDLPLKILRNFQVEEEFTLEPGDMLYLPPHVAHDGIAIGDCMTISIGFRSPTQATLARGLMDAASDQLAAASGEGFGLYADPPIPMPESMQQRYTDPDAQASTTPAALPENLIQKSLDALNAIRFDEALASRFLGVWLTELPSNSWFDIAEDPVDLHDPELPEGRLALDRCSRMMYRGDELYINGEVAPCPASPALKLLADQRQLSIPGEHFEALDEDEREMLNAWLDDGWLQFKEN; encoded by the coding sequence ATGACTATCGATCAGCCATTGACCCTTTTGGGCGGCATCAGCGCGCATGAGTTCATGCAAACCTACTGGCAACGCAAACCGTTATTGATACGCGGCGCCATCCCTAATTTCAAGCACTCGCTGAGCATAGACAATATCCGCGAGCTGGTAACGCGCGAAGAAGTCGAGTCGCGCCTGATCATCCATGACGGCGACGACTGGGAAATGGAAACCGGGCCGTTTGACGAGCTGCCGCCCGCCTCGCAGCCCAACTGGACCGCCCTGGCACAAAGCGTAGATCTGCACGACGACAATACCGCTGCCCTGATGCGTCAGTTCCGCTTCATTGGCGATGCCCGTCTGGACGACGCCATGATCAGTATTGCCTCTGACGGTGGTGGCGTAGGCCCGCACTTCGACAGCTACGACGTGTTCTTGCTGCAAGCCCACGGCAAGCGTCACTGGCGCATCAGCCAGCAAAAAGACTTGAGTCTGGTGCCTGATCTGCCCTTGAAGATTTTGCGCAATTTTCAGGTAGAGGAAGAGTTCACCCTGGAACCCGGCGATATGCTGTATCTGCCCCCGCACGTAGCACATGACGGGATTGCGATTGGCGACTGCATGACGATTTCCATCGGCTTTCGCTCGCCCACCCAGGCAACGCTGGCTCGGGGTTTGATGGATGCCGCCTCAGATCAACTGGCCGCCGCCAGTGGTGAAGGCTTTGGTCTGTATGCCGACCCGCCAATACCCATGCCCGAGTCCATGCAACAGCGCTACACCGACCCGGACGCACAGGCCAGCACCACACCTGCCGCCTTGCCGGAAAACCTGATTCAAAAGTCGCTGGATGCCTTGAATGCCATTCGTTTTGATGAGGCACTAGCCTCTCGCTTCCTGGGTGTCTGGTTGACCGAATTGCCCAGCAATAGCTGGTTCGACATTGCCGAAGATCCGGTTGATTTACACGACCCCGAGCTGCCCGAAGGCCGCTTGGCGCTGGACCGCTGCTCGCGCATGATGTACCGGGGCGATGAGCTGTATATCAACGGTGAAGTGGCCCCCTGCCCGGCCAGCCCGGCGCTGAAATTGTTGGCTGACCAGCGTCAGCTCTCAATCCCCGGCGAGCATTTTGAAGCCCTGGATGAAGACGAACGTGAAATGCTCAATGCCTGGCTGGACGACGGCTGGCTGCAATTCAAGGAAAACTGA
- a CDS encoding benzoate/H(+) symporter BenE family transporter: MSTSRSSSSYLVSDLIPPIVAGLISVIVNYGGTFILVFQAAKVAGLSPELTASWVWSISIGVGVTGLLLSWVSREPIITAWSTPAAAFLVTALATTPYEEAIGAYLISAAAFVALGLSSYFERLIRLIPNGIAAGLLAGILLQFGIGAFGSMTLDPKLAGLLILAYLIIKRFSARYAVVGILILGLSFLLLEHRVDLSGLKLELAAPVFTMPVFTLNALLSVALPLFLITLTGQYMPGMLVLRNDGFRTSANPIVWVTGLGSLIMAPFGSHAMNVAAITAAICTGPEAHQDPSKRWVAGIAAGVFYILVGVFGLTLAAVFMAFPATFITTLAGLALLGTIGGSLAGAMADVKSREAALITFLASAANITLFGIGGAFWGLVIGLLAYFILNGKLPQRKTEKLSTDGLPAASDAR; this comes from the coding sequence ATGTCTACCTCTCGATCATCCTCATCCTATTTAGTCAGCGATCTGATCCCGCCTATCGTGGCCGGCCTCATATCGGTCATCGTTAACTACGGTGGCACCTTTATTCTGGTTTTCCAGGCCGCCAAGGTCGCCGGGCTCAGCCCCGAGCTGACCGCGTCCTGGGTCTGGTCGATCTCGATTGGCGTCGGCGTTACCGGCCTGCTCTTGAGCTGGGTCTCGCGCGAGCCCATCATCACCGCCTGGTCGACCCCGGCCGCCGCCTTCCTGGTAACCGCGCTGGCCACCACGCCGTATGAAGAAGCCATCGGCGCCTACTTGATCTCGGCAGCAGCCTTCGTCGCCCTGGGGCTGTCCTCCTACTTCGAGCGCCTGATCCGCCTGATTCCCAACGGCATCGCCGCCGGCCTGCTGGCCGGGATTCTGCTGCAATTTGGCATTGGGGCATTTGGCAGCATGACACTGGACCCTAAACTGGCAGGCTTGCTGATCCTGGCCTACCTGATCATCAAACGCTTTTCCGCACGCTATGCTGTGGTGGGCATTCTGATCCTGGGCCTGAGCTTTTTGCTGTTGGAGCATCGCGTCGACCTCAGTGGCCTGAAACTGGAACTGGCCGCGCCGGTGTTCACCATGCCGGTGTTTACGCTCAATGCCTTGCTGAGCGTGGCCTTGCCTTTGTTTCTGATTACGCTAACTGGCCAATACATGCCAGGCATGCTGGTCCTGCGTAACGACGGTTTTCGTACCAGCGCCAACCCGATTGTGTGGGTAACCGGTCTGGGCTCGCTGATCATGGCTCCTTTTGGCTCTCACGCCATGAATGTAGCGGCCATTACCGCTGCCATTTGCACCGGGCCAGAAGCGCACCAGGATCCCTCCAAACGCTGGGTTGCCGGAATTGCAGCCGGCGTGTTCTACATTCTTGTCGGTGTTTTTGGCCTGACGCTGGCCGCCGTGTTCATGGCCTTCCCCGCAACCTTCATCACCACCCTGGCGGGCTTGGCGCTACTGGGAACCATTGGTGGCAGCCTGGCCGGCGCCATGGCGGACGTCAAATCGCGTGAAGCAGCGTTAATCACCTTCCTGGCCTCAGCCGCCAACATCACACTATTTGGCATCGGCGGGGCCTTCTGGGGACTGGTGATCGGTCTGTTGGCATACTTTATTTTGAATGGGAAGTTGCCGCAGCGTAAAACCGAAAAACTGAGTACTGATGGACTGCCAGCAGCATCTGATGCCCGGTGA
- a CDS encoding cytochrome P450: MFGDFNLASPYPAYARLRQGPPLVWDADFCGGAWLVHRHGDVQAALRHPDLSVRRVGGWVSQAGAHPSPRLQTFKGLMARTLVFLDRPRHTRVRRVVNAAFSAKALDTLHGTIEKRVAQIHLGLENKLQHGSADLVDEVCRPLPALVMMDVLGLQQLPLSVFQAWSEQLARFIGQATPDQPLLMDTQDALLDMADFLGNSANLQEGGLAWRLLHDKQLSLQGRRERLAQSCMLLFAGYETSRHLLSSLFQTLLDDCTKQQDLLSNPQKIPAAIKEVLRHDSPIQYTARRLMQDQHWHGQHLRKGQLLLLLLGAANRDPEIFAHPDELDFNRNNQAELSMGHGIHHCLGAGLVQLEARLTLEQFLPLLPRLQLGQGERIQLPAYRGWNRLSVQYRALLS; encoded by the coding sequence ATGTTTGGCGATTTCAATCTTGCGTCTCCCTATCCGGCTTATGCCCGCCTTCGCCAGGGGCCACCTTTGGTGTGGGATGCGGATTTCTGTGGTGGGGCGTGGCTGGTCCACAGGCACGGCGATGTCCAAGCCGCCCTGCGGCATCCCGATTTAAGTGTGCGGCGTGTTGGTGGGTGGGTATCTCAAGCAGGTGCTCATCCCTCCCCGCGTCTGCAAACCTTCAAGGGCTTGATGGCCAGGACACTGGTGTTTCTGGATCGTCCCCGTCACACCCGTGTCCGGCGAGTGGTGAATGCCGCCTTTAGCGCAAAGGCCTTGGACACCCTACACGGCACCATTGAAAAGCGCGTTGCGCAAATCCACCTGGGCTTGGAAAACAAACTACAGCACGGCTCTGCCGATCTGGTGGATGAAGTCTGCCGTCCGCTCCCCGCCTTGGTCATGATGGATGTACTCGGTTTGCAGCAGCTACCCTTATCTGTTTTTCAGGCCTGGTCAGAGCAACTGGCGCGTTTTATTGGACAAGCGACACCAGATCAGCCCTTGTTGATGGACACGCAGGACGCCTTGTTGGATATGGCCGACTTTCTGGGGAACAGCGCCAACCTACAAGAAGGTGGCTTGGCTTGGCGGCTTTTGCATGACAAGCAACTCTCTCTTCAAGGCAGGCGCGAACGTTTGGCGCAGTCCTGTATGTTGCTCTTTGCCGGCTATGAAACCTCCCGGCATCTGCTCAGCTCCTTGTTTCAAACTCTGCTGGACGACTGCACAAAGCAGCAAGACTTGCTATCGAATCCCCAGAAGATTCCTGCCGCGATCAAAGAGGTGCTGCGCCACGACAGCCCGATTCAATACACAGCCAGACGTTTGATGCAGGACCAGCACTGGCACGGTCAGCATTTACGCAAGGGACAATTGCTGCTGTTGCTTTTGGGCGCTGCCAACCGGGACCCGGAGATTTTTGCCCATCCCGACGAGCTGGATTTCAATCGCAACAATCAGGCCGAGCTCTCCATGGGCCACGGAATTCATCATTGCCTGGGTGCTGGTTTGGTGCAGTTGGAAGCCAGGCTGACGCTTGAGCAGTTCCTGCCTTTATTACCTCGCCTTCAATTAGGCCAAGGTGAACGCATTCAGCTTCCCGCCTATCGGGGCTGGAACCGCTTGTCGGTTCAATACCGGGCCTTGCTGTCATGA
- the bioF gene encoding 8-amino-7-oxononanoate synthase: MSAFLSHLDQQLKALKAKKLWRQRAISRPLPNAHIERNGQVLLNFAGNDYLGLSQHPALKQLQAQDVAGATASPLICGHHAQAQALEQDLADWSGFEASRLFVSGYQASLGVIPALVGTGDTIFCDRLNHASLIDASRLSGARLHVYPHRDMARLDDLLSRPTTGFKLVISDSLFSMDGTIAPLDELIALCERHDALLYLDDAHGLGVLGENGRGAPEHFQLKATQRQRLIYLGTFGKAAGQGGAFIACSHSLADWLTQSARSYVYSTGLAPAHCASLLACLQLIKQAQAQRTLLTEHIQTLQTLSRNLPWRLAPSKTPVQSLLIGEVEPTLQLSETLLQKGIWAPAIRPPTVPRHQARLRISLSAAHRHQDIEQLVQALHEAAHSLR, translated from the coding sequence ATGAGTGCTTTTCTCTCTCACCTGGATCAACAACTGAAGGCGTTGAAAGCCAAGAAGCTGTGGCGACAAAGAGCCATCAGCCGTCCCTTGCCAAACGCGCATATCGAACGCAATGGCCAGGTCTTGCTGAATTTCGCCGGCAATGACTATCTGGGGCTGAGTCAGCACCCAGCGCTCAAGCAGCTACAAGCACAGGACGTCGCCGGAGCCACCGCATCTCCGCTGATTTGTGGGCATCATGCACAGGCTCAGGCACTGGAGCAGGATCTGGCAGACTGGAGTGGCTTTGAGGCCAGCCGTCTTTTTGTCAGTGGTTATCAGGCCAGCTTGGGTGTCATTCCCGCGCTAGTCGGCACTGGCGACACGATCTTCTGTGACAGGCTGAACCACGCCAGCCTGATTGATGCCAGCCGTCTATCCGGCGCCCGTTTACACGTCTATCCCCATAGGGATATGGCACGCCTGGATGACTTACTCAGCCGCCCTACGACAGGGTTCAAGCTGGTGATCTCGGACAGCCTGTTCAGCATGGACGGAACGATTGCCCCGCTTGATGAACTGATCGCCTTATGCGAACGCCACGATGCTTTGTTGTATCTGGACGATGCGCATGGCCTGGGGGTATTGGGTGAAAACGGACGCGGCGCGCCGGAACATTTTCAGCTCAAGGCCACGCAACGTCAGCGCCTGATTTATCTGGGGACTTTTGGCAAGGCAGCCGGTCAAGGCGGCGCGTTTATCGCCTGCTCCCATAGCCTGGCGGACTGGCTCACTCAATCGGCTCGCAGCTATGTGTACAGCACCGGGCTGGCCCCAGCTCATTGCGCATCCTTGCTGGCCTGTCTGCAACTAATCAAACAAGCTCAAGCACAGCGGACCTTGCTGACAGAACACATCCAAACGCTGCAAACCCTGAGCCGGAATCTGCCCTGGCGCTTGGCTCCGTCCAAGACGCCGGTACAAAGCCTGCTGATTGGCGAGGTCGAACCCACCTTGCAGCTATCCGAAACGCTCCTTCAAAAAGGTATTTGGGCACCGGCCATACGACCGCCCACCGTTCCCCGCCATCAAGCCCGATTACGCATTTCCCTGTCTGCCGCGCACCGGCATCAAGACATTGAACAACTGGTCCAGGCACTACATGAAGCCGCCCACTCTTTACGGTGA
- the bioA gene encoding adenosylmethionine--8-amino-7-oxononanoate transaminase has product MNSNSLPPLAQRSLQAVWHPCTQMQHHDRGVPLLAIKRAQGAWLYDAHGNAYLDAISSWWVNLFGHSHPHLVQAISDQVQQLDHIMLCGLTHEPVVQLSERLAALSDHRLGHAFYASDGASAVEIALKLSVHYWRNQGQEHKHRFVGIAQGYHGETLGALAVTDVPLFRENYGSQLGQQYTAASPDLRQAKSPDEHSQITENALQSLEQILNSHQDIAAVILEPLVQCAAGMCMHSPDYLRGVRELCDRYQVHLILDEIAVGCGRTGTFFACEQAGIWPDLLCLSKGITGGTLPLSVVLSSPTIYQGFYDQDLRRGFLHSHSYTGNPLACRAALATLELFQQYPVYELQKTLGQALDDGLHKLNRQYPKMQHLRRCGVIWAFDLDTGPARYDHQGFARRFYHSALQQGLMLRPIGNTVYLMPGYLWGTKEIEHVLTGLGRLLKEYA; this is encoded by the coding sequence ATGAACTCAAACTCCCTCCCTCCTTTGGCCCAACGCAGCTTGCAAGCGGTCTGGCATCCTTGCACTCAAATGCAGCACCATGATCGGGGCGTGCCGCTACTGGCCATCAAACGCGCCCAAGGTGCCTGGCTGTATGATGCTCACGGCAACGCCTACCTGGACGCCATCAGCTCCTGGTGGGTAAACCTGTTCGGGCATAGCCACCCGCATCTGGTGCAGGCAATTAGCGATCAGGTACAGCAGTTAGACCACATCATGCTCTGCGGCCTGACCCACGAGCCGGTCGTGCAACTGTCCGAGCGCTTGGCCGCCTTGAGCGATCATCGCTTAGGCCATGCTTTTTATGCCAGCGATGGCGCTTCCGCCGTGGAAATTGCCCTCAAGCTAAGCGTGCATTACTGGCGCAACCAGGGGCAGGAGCACAAGCACCGTTTCGTAGGCATCGCACAGGGCTACCACGGCGAGACGCTGGGTGCGCTAGCCGTGACCGATGTGCCCTTGTTCCGAGAAAACTACGGCTCACAGCTAGGCCAGCAGTACACCGCAGCCAGCCCCGATCTGCGGCAGGCCAAGAGCCCGGACGAACACAGCCAGATCACCGAAAACGCCCTGCAGTCTTTGGAACAGATTCTGAATAGCCATCAGGATATTGCCGCTGTGATTTTGGAACCCCTGGTGCAATGTGCGGCTGGCATGTGCATGCACTCACCCGACTATCTGCGCGGTGTGCGCGAGCTATGCGACCGCTATCAGGTGCATTTGATTCTGGACGAAATTGCTGTGGGTTGCGGGCGTACCGGCACCTTCTTTGCCTGTGAGCAAGCAGGTATCTGGCCAGATCTGCTGTGCTTGTCCAAGGGAATTACCGGCGGGACATTGCCTTTGTCCGTGGTGCTATCCAGCCCCACGATTTATCAAGGTTTTTATGACCAGGACTTGCGTCGGGGCTTTCTGCATTCCCACTCCTACACCGGCAACCCCTTGGCCTGCCGCGCAGCGCTGGCCACCTTGGAGCTGTTTCAGCAATACCCTGTCTACGAGCTGCAAAAAACGCTGGGACAAGCACTTGATGACGGCTTGCACAAACTGAATCGGCAATATCCCAAGATGCAGCATCTGCGCCGCTGCGGAGTGATCTGGGCCTTTGATCTGGACACGGGCCCAGCCCGGTACGATCACCAGGGCTTCGCACGACGCTTTTACCACTCTGCCCTGCAACAGGGGCTGATGCTGCGCCCTATCGGCAATACGGTATATCTGATGCCCGGCTATCTATGGGGTACGAAAGAAATCGAACATGTATTGACTGGCTTAGGTCGCCTGCTAAAGGAATACGCATGA
- the bioD gene encoding dethiobiotin synthase, with protein sequence MRACFVTGTDTEIGKTLVSSALLHVLNQSGASTLGIKPIASGAEEINGRLHNEDVNALARHSSLNAAPETLTPYLFKPAAAPHILAEQAGIELEPTLIQKTVQAAVKSADYVVVEGVGGFMLPLGQGRTGVDLAQALQLPVVLVVGLRLGALNHALLTAQAIRASGLPLLGWVANHIAPEMSYTKENLQTLHDYLPGPCLGVIPRLNATTLDDRIQQAAHYLRSPWEDKD encoded by the coding sequence ATGAGGGCCTGCTTTGTGACGGGCACCGATACGGAGATTGGCAAAACGCTGGTCAGCTCGGCGTTGCTCCACGTGCTGAACCAAAGCGGCGCAAGCACGCTAGGCATCAAACCCATTGCATCGGGAGCGGAAGAAATAAATGGCCGTCTACACAACGAGGATGTGAATGCCCTGGCGCGGCACTCCAGCCTGAACGCTGCCCCGGAAACGCTGACACCGTACCTGTTTAAACCGGCTGCGGCCCCTCATATTCTGGCTGAGCAAGCAGGCATCGAATTGGAACCGACTCTGATTCAAAAGACGGTTCAAGCAGCGGTGAAATCAGCGGACTATGTCGTCGTCGAAGGGGTGGGTGGCTTCATGCTGCCCTTGGGCCAAGGTCGGACAGGCGTCGATCTGGCGCAGGCTTTGCAGCTACCAGTGGTCTTGGTTGTTGGTTTACGTTTGGGGGCCTTGAATCATGCTTTGCTGACGGCTCAAGCCATACGCGCCAGTGGTTTGCCCCTGCTGGGCTGGGTCGCCAACCACATCGCCCCGGAGATGAGTTATACCAAGGAGAACCTGCAAACGCTGCATGACTATCTGCCCGGCCCTTGTCTGGGTGTCATTCCAAGACTGAATGCCACCACACTGGATGATCGTATCCAGCAAGCGGCGCACTATCTACGTTCACCCTGGGAAGATAAAGACTAA
- a CDS encoding FecR/PupR family sigma factor regulator translates to MQHIDEQALSWLLKHHDPKHRNDARSQSAFRAWLSIDPQHQAAFLRWKLEWEAMDGISQEQLTNLRATSRQAAAGQGTWRQRVLNRCVDVWSANPALRFALGGAVCLLLGVAFLGSVGSYFL, encoded by the coding sequence ATGCAGCACATTGATGAGCAGGCCTTGAGCTGGCTGCTTAAACATCATGATCCCAAACACCGGAACGATGCCCGCAGCCAGTCCGCGTTCCGTGCCTGGCTGTCCATTGATCCCCAGCACCAGGCTGCTTTCTTGCGTTGGAAGCTGGAGTGGGAAGCGATGGATGGAATCAGCCAGGAGCAACTGACCAATTTGCGTGCAACATCCCGGCAAGCCGCAGCAGGGCAGGGAACATGGCGTCAACGCGTGCTAAATCGCTGCGTGGACGTCTGGTCTGCCAACCCCGCCTTGCGTTTTGCCTTGGGCGGCGCGGTGTGTCTGCTGCTGGGCGTGGCGTTTCTAGGTAGCGTCGGCAGCTACTTTCTTTAA
- a CDS encoding sigma factor-like helix-turn-helix DNA-binding protein, which yields MLKSFYRNGLRFCLRMLRGSQASVHAPSEPGARVLAMIEALPRRRREAFVLHRFEGLNYKEIATRMGTSPRVVEHYIRMAMLACRHNPAQANRVDGVVPRPAGSYV from the coding sequence ATGCTGAAATCGTTTTACCGTAACGGTTTACGTTTTTGCCTGCGCATGCTGCGTGGCTCACAAGCCTCTGTTCATGCTCCTTCAGAACCGGGGGCTCGTGTGTTGGCGATGATCGAGGCCTTGCCTCGTCGTCGTCGCGAAGCTTTTGTGCTGCATCGCTTCGAGGGGCTGAACTACAAAGAAATTGCGACTCGCATGGGCACTAGCCCCCGAGTGGTTGAGCACTATATCCGCATGGCTATGCTGGCGTGCCGTCACAATCCGGCACAGGCCAATCGGGTGGATGGGGTCGTGCCGCGTCCGGCTGGTTCGTATGTCTAA
- the bamC gene encoding outer membrane protein assembly factor BamC — translation MIAKPVNKSLIGLSLSLLVLSGCSTMDQIMGQGESVNYKSTVAGDPLSIPPDLTQANRDAHYRAPEGVTSYSVYSQGQNAQQLKGGADDILPQSDAIKVMRDGDLRWLVVDRPVEDLFPRIIEFWGDHGFTIQSQDPRAGLIQTDWAENRAKIPESWIRSALGSIIDQVFDSGERDRFRTRFERVGNKTEIYVSHQHMEETPTADGTAFKWVFAKEDPGLNAAMLARMMVFLGSDIETAREQVANATKDPAGVQVQTSDKGDQAELMLNESFDRAWRRVGVAIDSAGFSVEDRDRSAGEFFIRYLDSDTGEKIEQQNIIGRLFGSRNTAEATPFRIKLSAQGAGTRVTVLDQQGQEQTTATAKRIINVLSTNLRPGS, via the coding sequence ATGATTGCTAAGCCAGTTAATAAAAGCCTGATAGGGCTGTCTTTGAGCCTATTGGTACTGTCGGGCTGCTCGACAATGGACCAGATAATGGGTCAGGGCGAGTCGGTGAATTACAAGAGTACGGTTGCAGGCGATCCATTGAGCATTCCGCCGGATCTGACCCAGGCTAACCGCGACGCACATTACCGTGCGCCAGAAGGTGTCACGTCTTATTCGGTCTACTCGCAAGGCCAGAATGCGCAGCAACTCAAAGGCGGGGCAGATGATATCCTGCCTCAGTCCGACGCCATCAAGGTGATGCGTGACGGTGATCTGCGTTGGCTGGTTGTAGACCGGCCCGTGGAAGACCTGTTCCCCCGTATTATCGAATTCTGGGGTGATCATGGTTTTACCATTCAGTCTCAAGATCCTCGTGCTGGTTTGATCCAGACCGATTGGGCTGAAAACCGTGCCAAGATTCCAGAAAGCTGGATTCGCAGCGCCTTGGGTTCCATCATCGACCAGGTCTTTGACAGCGGCGAACGTGACCGCTTCCGCACCCGCTTTGAGCGTGTCGGCAACAAGACCGAAATCTATGTGTCTCACCAGCATATGGAAGAGACACCGACGGCAGACGGCACCGCCTTTAAGTGGGTGTTTGCCAAAGAAGATCCCGGTCTGAATGCCGCCATGCTGGCTCGCATGATGGTGTTTTTGGGCTCGGATATTGAAACCGCACGTGAACAAGTGGCCAATGCCACCAAGGATCCTGCTGGCGTTCAAGTCCAGACCTCAGACAAGGGCGATCAGGCCGAATTGATGCTGAACGAGTCCTTTGATCGTGCATGGCGTCGTGTTGGCGTTGCCATCGACTCCGCCGGCTTCTCGGTTGAGGATCGTGACCGTTCCGCTGGTGAATTCTTTATCCGCTATCTGGATTCGGATACCGGCGAGAAGATCGAACAGCAAAACATTATTGGTCGCCTCTTCGGCAGCCGCAACACCGCCGAAGCCACTCCGTTCCGCATCAAGCTCAGTGCCCAAGGTGCAGGCACTCGCGTAACGGTGCTGGATCAGCAAGGCCAGGAACAGACGACGGCGACAGCCAAGCGCATTATTAATGTGCTGTCCACCAATCTGCGCCCCGGTAGCTGA
- the dapA gene encoding 4-hydroxy-tetrahydrodipicolinate synthase: protein MASSDSAISNFQGSMVALVTPMDPNGGLDFAAYRKLIDWHIQEGTRVLVVVGTSGESPTVSVDEHAELIKIAVEHAAGRVPVIAGVGGNSTREAIELSRHAQQVGADAGLSVVPYYNRPTQEGMYQHFRAIAEAVSLPQFLYNVPGRTVADLQNDTVLRLAQIPNIIGIKDATGDLARGGLLLRDAPEDFIVVSGDDPTAAAYILLGAKGNISVTANVAPRLMSQLCQAALDMDVPTVRRLNAYLAGLNKNLFIEANPIPVKWAVAEMGLTQLGYRLPLTPLSAQHHELLRQSLKLADLLP from the coding sequence ATGGCAAGTTCGGACTCTGCTATTTCCAATTTTCAGGGCAGTATGGTTGCCCTTGTTACACCCATGGATCCCAATGGGGGTCTGGATTTTGCCGCTTACCGAAAGCTGATCGACTGGCACATTCAGGAAGGAACGCGTGTGCTGGTGGTTGTTGGGACCTCGGGCGAATCGCCTACGGTGTCGGTTGATGAACACGCTGAACTGATCAAGATTGCCGTTGAGCACGCCGCCGGTCGTGTTCCGGTGATTGCTGGTGTGGGTGGCAACTCCACCCGCGAGGCCATTGAGCTGTCGCGTCACGCCCAGCAAGTGGGTGCAGATGCCGGCTTGTCGGTGGTGCCTTACTACAACCGTCCCACCCAGGAAGGCATGTACCAGCACTTTCGCGCTATTGCCGAAGCGGTGAGCCTGCCCCAGTTTTTGTACAACGTGCCAGGCCGCACGGTCGCCGATTTGCAGAACGATACCGTGCTGCGTCTGGCTCAAATCCCCAACATCATCGGTATCAAGGACGCAACGGGCGACTTGGCTCGTGGTGGCTTGCTGCTGCGCGATGCGCCGGAAGACTTTATTGTGGTCAGCGGTGATGATCCTACCGCTGCTGCGTATATCTTATTGGGCGCCAAAGGCAATATTTCCGTGACGGCCAACGTGGCCCCACGCCTGATGAGCCAGTTGTGTCAGGCTGCTCTGGATATGGACGTACCGACGGTACGCCGTTTGAATGCCTATCTGGCAGGTTTGAATAAGAACCTGTTTATTGAGGCTAACCCCATTCCCGTGAAATGGGCCGTTGCAGAAATGGGCCTTACTCAGCTGGGATATCGTTTACCATTGACGCCGTTAAGTGCACAGCATCACGAATTGCTGCGTCAATCCTTGAAACTTGCGGATCTTCTTCCATGA
- a CDS encoding site-2 protease family protein, with the protein MDSFIQTLTVYALPVIFGITLHEAAHGYVARMFGDPTAMLAGRISLNPLRHIDPIGTIVVPAVLLLSSAMMGMGGILFGWAKPVPVDWGRLRNPKRDMLWVALAGPASNMLMAILWVLYAHLMVKLGQGDSRFWMGMAVAGVQVNLVLMALNLLPLPPLDGGRIVFSLLPNRWAYHYSRIEPYGMIILILLMFTGVLWTLMSPLIALGEGILKWFL; encoded by the coding sequence ATGGACTCTTTTATACAGACCTTGACGGTCTATGCTTTGCCTGTCATTTTCGGCATTACGCTACATGAAGCCGCCCATGGCTACGTCGCGCGTATGTTTGGCGACCCCACGGCGATGCTGGCCGGTCGTATCAGCCTGAACCCACTGCGCCACATTGACCCTATCGGCACCATTGTGGTGCCTGCGGTTCTGTTGCTCTCCAGCGCCATGATGGGCATGGGGGGCATTTTGTTTGGCTGGGCCAAACCTGTGCCAGTGGATTGGGGACGTTTGCGCAATCCCAAACGCGACATGCTCTGGGTTGCCTTGGCCGGCCCGGCCTCCAATATGCTGATGGCTATTTTGTGGGTCCTTTATGCCCATTTGATGGTCAAGCTGGGGCAGGGTGACAGCCGCTTCTGGATGGGGATGGCAGTGGCTGGCGTACAGGTCAACCTGGTGTTGATGGCACTGAATCTGCTGCCTTTGCCGCCTTTGGACGGTGGGCGCATTGTATTTAGTCTATTGCCTAATCGTTGGGCCTATCATTATTCTCGTATCGAGCCTTATGGCATGATCATTCTGATCTTGCTGATGTTTACCGGTGTGCTCTGGACCCTGATGAGTCCTTTGATTGCACTGGGTGAAGGCATATTGAAATGGTTCTTATGA